The Arachis hypogaea cultivar Tifrunner chromosome 19, arahy.Tifrunner.gnm2.J5K5, whole genome shotgun sequence genome has a window encoding:
- the LOC112778262 gene encoding replication protein A 70 kDa DNA-binding subunit D-like: MGLLTAKGDINDFSRNGKKSIYIVVELDDMEGHDKIRCTLWEEFVTKLVKHIEKQKTSEYIIIMQFAKFNMFKGTLGISNTNYNSILYINLDFQEVKDFRKRIIMFGVPFSNQLSKIAADPAYNLEDDLLNQSTYKPICELKELFEDGSFVTIGTIVALDSNNGWWYKGCKQCFHSLKEADNSYHCTICDTFPTSHTPRYSINLRVADDTNTTSFIIYDKEATKFFGSTASELRLAQLTRGGINEKYPIELDSFKNKKFLFKVSVKIEDINSFQPCKIIVIKICGEISIIFAFVDKYNIYDKNLGSENSELMSIQTGSTYTIKGSSSSFAEILGDDNNDSFTTPKNRLIPTGLSEKLIDLYPANVSSSKCRKVIIDEEGMVEKLHED, from the exons ATGGGACTGCTCACTGCTAAAGGAGATATTAATGATTTCtcaagaaatggaaagaaatcaatCTACATCGTGGTCGAGCTAGATGACATGGA GGGACATGACAAGATCAGGTGCACCCTATGGGAGGAATTTGTTACAAAATTGGTCAAACATATTGAGAAACAGAAAACCTCTGAGTATATTATCATTATGCAGTTTGCAAAATTCAACATGTTCAAAG GGACTTTGGGTATATCAAATACCAATTATAATTCCATTCTTTATATCAATCTTGACTTTCAAGAGGTTAAGGATTTCAGAAAAAG AATTATAATGTTCGGAGTCCCTTTTTCAAATCAGTTGAGCAAAATTGCTGCAGATCCTGCCTACAATCTTGAAGATGATCTCCTTAACCAATCCACATATAAGCCTATATGCGAGCTGAAAGAGTTATTTGAg GATGGTTCATTTGTTACTATTGGAACTATTGTTGCCCTCGATTCAAATAATGGTTGGTGGTATAAGGGATGTAAACAATGTTTTCATTCACTAAAAGAAGCTGATAATTCTTATCATTGTACTATTTGTGATACTTTTCCAACCTCTCATACTCCAAG GTATAGCATTAATTTAAGGGTTGCCGATGACACGAACACAACATCATTTATTATATATGACAAGGAAGCAACTAAATTCTTTGGATCTACTGCTTCTGAACTTAGGCTTGCTCAGTTAACCAGG GGTGGGATAAATGAGAAATATCCCATTGAGTTGGACTCCTTTAAGAATAAGAAGTTCTTATTCAAGGTTTCTGTTAAGATTGAAGATATTAATTCCTTCCAACCATGCAAGATAATAGTCATAAAGATATGTGGAGAGATTTCTATTATTTTTGCCTTTGTGGACAAGTATAACATATACGAt AAAAACCTTGGTTCTGAGAATTCTGAACTTATGAGCATCCAAACTGGTTCAACTTATACTATTAAG ggatcttcttcttcatttgcaGAGATTTTGGGTGATGATAATAATGACTCATTCACAACACCAAAGAACAGATTAATTCCTACTGGATTGTCAGAAAAGTTGATTGATCTGTATCCTGCTAATGTCTCATCATCCAAGTGTAGAAAAGTTATTATTGATGAAGAGGGAATGGTTGAAAAACTTCATGAAGATTAG